A genomic region of Cannabis sativa cultivar Pink pepper isolate KNU-18-1 chromosome 1, ASM2916894v1, whole genome shotgun sequence contains the following coding sequences:
- the LOC133036723 gene encoding uncharacterized protein LOC133036723, with the protein MLFDWRLSSAMYKGDYICHLSTIYSKPEMEQIMCTLWAIWTERNQVVHNKKAKPAQATASFASTYLNNFKSAQCKYQPAASPATSNQQLQQQPLPTLRPPAAPPWKPPPAGAFKLNVDAAVDTSKNVTGVGAVIRTSTGSVVAALSKQLVGNFKSHEMEALAIFHSLNWALQQQLPLSQIETDALMVATALLAPFNSKSAFNDILVDISCLLSFFPNVTVSHVKRTANQAAHGLAKFTLGVDETCFWFEDIPQPIYSVIVDELFV; encoded by the coding sequence ATGTTGTTTGATTGGCGTCTTTCTTCTGCAATGTACAAAGGTGATTACATATGCCATCTTTCTACAATATACTCCAAACCTGAAATGGAACAAATTATGTGCACTCTTTGGGCTATTTGGACTGAACGCAATCAAGTGGTGCATAATAAAAAGGCTAAACCAGCACAAGCCACGGCCAGCTTTGCATCAACTTACTTGAACAACTTCAAATCTGCCCAGTGCAAATACCAACCGGCTGCCTCTCCAGCAACTTCAAACCAGCAGCTTCAGCAACAGCCTTTGCCGACTCTTCGCCCACCTGCTGCTCCCCCGTGGAAGCCTCCTCCTGCTGGTGCCTTCAAGTTAAACGTCGATGCGGCTGTTGACACATCAAAAAATGTCACGGGTGTTGGTGCTGTCATTCGAACATCTACAGGATCGGTTGTAGCTGCACTCTCCAAGCAATTAGTGGGCAATTTCAAATCTCATGAAATGGAAGCTTTGGCTATTTTCCATAGTCTAAACTGGGCTTTACAACAACAATTGCCCTTGTCCCAAATTGAAACTGATGCTCTCATGGTGGCTACAGCTTTGCTAGCTCCCTTCAATTCAAAGTCTGCTTTTAATGATATACTTGTAGACATCTCTTGTCTTCTGTCCTTTTTTCCAAATGTAACTGTATCACATGTCAAACGCACTGCCAATCAGGCGGCTCATggtttggcaaagtttacatTAGGGGTGGATGAGACATGTTTTTGGTTTGAGGATATCCCTCAACCTATTTACTCTGTTATTGTAGATGAACtctttgtttaa